One region of Quercus lobata isolate SW786 chromosome 2, ValleyOak3.0 Primary Assembly, whole genome shotgun sequence genomic DNA includes:
- the LOC115970851 gene encoding glycine dehydrogenase (decarboxylating), mitochondrial translates to MERARRFANRAILKRLVSEAKQFRQNETLLHTVSPVSYTPSRYVSSLTSYMSMRRSTRSDLSHNNVGQGVGVSQTRSISVEALKPSDTFPRRHNSATPEEQTKMANLCGFDKLDSLIDATVPKSIRIQSMKFDKFDEGLTESQMIEHMKKLASKNQVFKSYIGMGYYNTYVPPVILRNIMENPAWYTQYTPYQAEISQGRLESLLNYQTLITDLTGLPMSNASLLDEGTAAAEAMAMCNNIQKGKKKTFVIANNCHPQTIDICKTRADGFDLKVVTADLKDINYKSGDVCGVLVQYPGTEGEILDYAEFIKNAHGHGVKVVMASDLLALTLLKPPGELGADIVVGSAQRFGVPMGYGGPHAAFLATSQEYKRMMPGRIIGVSVDSSGKPALRMAMQTREQHIRRDKATSNICTAQALLANMAAMYAVYHGPEGLKSIAQRVHGLAGAFSLGLKKLRTGEVQGLPFFDTVKVKVADAHAIADAAYKSEINLRIVDRNTITVSFDETTTLEDVDKLLKVFAGGKPVPFTAASLAPEVETVIPSGLERESPYLTHPIFNTYHTEHELLRYIHRLQSKDLSLCHSMIPLGSCTMKLNATSEMMPVTWPGFTDIHPFAPTEQSQGYQEMFKDLGELLCTITGFDSFSLQPNAGAAGEYAGLMVIRAYHLARGDHHRNVCIIPVSAHGTNPASAAMCGMKIVSVGTDAKGNINIEELRKAAEANRDNLSALMVTYPSTHGVYEEGIDEICKIIHDNGGQVYMDGANMNAQVGLTNPGCIGADVCHLNLHKTFCIPHGGGGPGMGPIGVKKHLAPFLPSHPVVPTGGIPAPDKSHPLGTISAAPWGSALILPISYTYIAMMGSNGLTEASKIAILNANYMAKRLENYYPILFRGVNGTVAHEFIVDLRGFKNTAGIEPEDVAKRLMDYGFHGPTMSWPVPGTLMIEPTESESKAELDRFCDALISIREEIAQIENGKADVHNNVLKGAPHPPSLLMGDAWTKPYSREYAAFPAAWLRVAKFWPTTGRVDNVYGDRNLVCTLLPASHVVEEQAAATA, encoded by the exons ATGGAACGTGCAAGGCGCTTCGCAAACCGTGCAATTCTGAAGCGGTTGGTGTCAGAAGCCAAGCAGTTTCGTCAAAATGAGACTTTGTTGCACACTGTCTCCCCAGTTTCATACACACCCTCAAGGTACGTATCATCCTTGACCTCGTACATGTCCATGCGTAGAAGTACTAGATCAGATTTGTCACATAACAATGTTGGTCAAGGTGTTGGGGTGTCTCAAACTCGTTCTATATCTGTGGAGGCATTGAAACCCAGTGACACTTTTCCACGCCGCCATAACTCGGCAACCCCAGAAGAGCAAACTAAAATGGCTAACTTATGTGGGTTTGATAAGCTTGATTCGCTTATTGATGCCACTGTGCCTAAATCTATTAGAATCCAATCAATGAAGTTTGATAAGTTTGATGAAGGGTTAACTGAGAGTCAAATGATTGAGCACATGAAAAAACTAGCTTCAAAAAATCAGGTTTTTAAGTCATATATTGGGATGGGATACTATAACACTTATGTTCCACCTGTGATTTTGAGGAACATAATGGAGAATCCAGCTTGGTACACTCAATACACACCTTACCAAGCTGAGATATCTCAAGGGCGTCTTGAATCTTTGTTAAATTATCAAACTTTGATTACGGATCTTACTGGTCTCCCCATGTCAAATGCTTCATTGCTTGATGAAGGAACAGCCGCTGCTGAAGCAATGGCTATGtgtaataatattcagaagggAAAGAAGAAAACTTTTGTAATTGCCAATAATTGTCACCCTCAAACAATTGATATTTGTAAGACTAGAGCTGATGGTTTTGATCTTAAAGTAGTTACCGCAGATCTTAAGGATATCAATTACAAATCTGGGGATGTGTGTGGTGTTTTGGTTCAGTACCCGGGGACTGAGGGTGAGATTTTGGATTATGCGGAGTTCATTAAGAATGCTCATGGTCATGGGGTCAAGGTTGTGATGGCGTCGGATCTATTGGCATTGACATTGTTGAAGCCACCAGGTGAATTGGGGGCTGATATTGTTGTTGGTTCTGCTCAGAGGTTTGGGGTTCCTATGGGGTATGGAGGTCCTCATGCTGCGTTTCTGGCCACATCACAAGAGTACAAGAGGATGATGCCAGGGAGAATCATTGGTGTAAGTGTTGATTCTTCAGGGAAGCCTGCTCTGCGAATGGCAATGCAGACAAGGGAGCAGCATATCCGTAGGGATAAGGCTACAAGCAATATTTGCACTGCTCAG GCACTGCTTGCAAATATGGCTGCTATGTATGCTGTTTATCATGGACCTGAAGGCCTTAAATCCATTGCACAACGGGTTCATGGTCTTGCTGGGGCATTTTCACTTGGACTGAAGAAGCTTAGGACAGGGGAAGTTCAAGGCCTTCCCTTCTTTGACACTGTGAAGGTTAAGGTTGCTGATGCACATGCAATTGCTGATGCTGCTTACAAGAGTGAAATAAATTTGAGAATTGTAGACCGGAACACC ATAACCGTTTCTTTTGATGAGACAACCACCTTGGAGGATGTTGATAAACTTCTCAAAGTTTTTGCTGGTGGCAAGCCT GTTCCATTTACTGCTGCATCTCTTGCACCAGAGGTGGAGACCGTGATTCCCTCTGGGCTAGAAAGGGAGAGCCCATATCTCACCCATCCAATCTTTAACAC GTATCATACAGAGCATGAGCTGCTTAGATACATTCATAGGTTACAATCAAAGGATCTCTCTCTATGCCACAGCATGATTCCATTGGGATCGTGTACTATGAAATTGAATGCAACAAGTGAGATGATGCCAGTAACATGGCCTGGCTTTACTGACATTCACCCTTTTGCCCCAACTGAACAGTCTCAGGGTTATCAG GAAATGTTCAAAGATTTGGGTGAACTATTGTGTACCATCACTGGCTTTGACTCTTTTTCCTTGCAACCTAATGCTGGTGCGGCTGGAGAGTATGCTGGCTTGATGGTTATCCGGGCATATCATTTG GCAAGAGGTGACCATCATCGCAATGTGTGCATTATACCTGTTTCAGCACATGGGACAAATCCTGCTAGTGCTGCCATGTGTGGAATGAAAATTGTCTCTGTTGGAACTGATGCCAAGGGAAACATCAACATTGAAGAATTAAGGAAGGCTGCTGAAGCTAATAGGGACAACCTCTCTGCTCTTATG GTCACATATCCTTCAACTCATGGAGTCTATGAAGAAGGTATTGATGAGATATGTAAGATAATTCATGACAATGGAGGTCAAGTATACATGGATGGGGCTAACATGAATGCACAG GTGGGACTGACAAACCCTGGTTGCATTGGAGCTGATGTTTGCCATCTCAATCTCCATAAAACATTTTGCATTCCTCATGGAGGAGGTGGTCCTGGCATGGGTCCTATTGGTGTGAAGAAACACTTGGCACCATTTTTGCCATCGCATCCTGTG GTACCCACTGGTGGAATACCTGCTCCTGACAAGTCTCACCCACTTGGTACCATTTCTGCTGCACCTTGGGGCTCTGCACTTATTTTGCCAATATCATACACATATATAGCCATGATGGGGTCAAATGGTCTCACTGAAGCATCAAAAATAGCTATTCTGAATGCAAATTACATGGCAAAGCGTTTGGAG AACTATTACCCCATTCTTTTCCGTGGTGTCAATGGAACAGTTGCCCATGAATTCATTGTTGATTTAAGAGGCTTCAAG AATACCGCTGGGATAGAGCCTGAAGATGTTGCCAAGCGTTTAATGGACTACGGATTTCATGGACCAACAATGTCATGGCCAGTTCCAGGCACACTTATGATTGAACCCACTGAAAGTGAAAGCAAG GCCGAGTTAGACAGGTTTTGTGATGCTCTTATTTCCATTAGAGAAGAAATTGCTCAGATTGAGAATGGAAAAGCAGACGTCCACAACAATGTCCTGAAG GGAGCTCCTCATCCACCATCCCTGCTCATGGGAGATGCATGGACAAAACCATATTCTCGGGAATATGCAGCCTTCCCAGCTGCTTGGCTTCGTGTTGCGAAGTTCTGGCCTACTACAG GGCGTGTGGATAATGTTTATGGCGACCGCAACCTTGTCTGCACCCTTCTCCCAGCATCACATGTTGTTGAAGAACAAGCGGCAGCCACTGCCTAG